From Methanobacteriaceae archaeon, one genomic window encodes:
- the ribH gene encoding 6,7-dimethyl-8-ribityllumazine synthase: MAKYEIAAVVAEFNYDITQMMLELAKAEAMNRGCEITKVVAVPGVFDMPLVIKKLLKSGKFDAIVTLGAVIEGATDHDQIVAQHASRKIADLALEYDTPVALGITGPGMTRLDAHRRVKNAKSAVEAAIKMCDRLNELDE; this comes from the coding sequence ATGGCAAAATATGAAATAGCAGCAGTAGTTGCAGAATTTAACTATGACATCACACAAATGATGTTAGAACTCGCAAAAGCAGAAGCAATGAACAGAGGATGCGAAATTACAAAAGTAGTCGCAGTTCCTGGCGTATTCGATATGCCACTCGTGATTAAAAAATTATTAAAATCTGGAAAATTTGATGCAATTGTTACCTTAGGTGCAGTAATTGAAGGTGCAACTGACCACGATCAAATTGTAGCACAACACGCTTCCCGTAAAATTGCTGATTTAGCATTAGAATACGACACTCCAGTAGCTCTTGGTATTACTGGTCCTGGAATGACCAGATTAGATGCACACAGACGTGTTAAAAACGCTAAAAGTGCAGTTGAAGCAGCTATTAAAATGTGCGACAGATTAAACGAATTAGATGAATAG
- a CDS encoding isocitrate/isopropylmalate family dehydrogenase, which produces MSTSKTKDKYQIAVVPGDGIGKEVMEAAIHVLDALDIDFDYVYGQAGDECLEKTGSALPDETLEIIRNSDACLFGAAGESAADVIVKIRQEMRMFANLRPVKAYPNTNSLSDNIDFMIVRENTEGLYIANEESYTDDGAVAKRIITREAEERIIDYAFKYAKDNNKSKVTGVHKANVLKKSDGLFKDIFYEVAERYPEIATEDYYVDATAMYLITKPESFDVIVTTNLFGDILSDEGAGLVGGLGLIPSANIGEDAALFEPVHGSAPDIAGQGIANPIAMMLSAVMMLRHLGENEAADRFDNAILKVLSDANILTGDLGGSATTMEVAEEVKNNL; this is translated from the coding sequence TTGAGTACCTCAAAAACAAAAGATAAATACCAGATTGCTGTTGTTCCTGGTGACGGAATCGGAAAAGAAGTAATGGAAGCAGCAATTCATGTTTTAGATGCTTTAGATATCGATTTTGATTATGTTTATGGACAAGCTGGTGACGAATGCCTTGAAAAAACTGGCAGTGCACTTCCTGATGAAACATTAGAAATCATCAGAAATTCAGATGCTTGTTTATTTGGTGCAGCAGGAGAAAGTGCAGCAGACGTTATTGTTAAAATACGCCAAGAAATGAGAATGTTTGCTAACTTAAGACCTGTAAAAGCATATCCTAATACTAATTCCTTATCAGATAACATAGATTTCATGATTGTTCGTGAAAACACTGAAGGATTATACATTGCAAATGAAGAAAGTTACACTGACGATGGAGCTGTTGCAAAGCGTATTATTACACGTGAAGCTGAAGAACGTATTATCGACTATGCATTTAAATATGCAAAAGATAATAATAAAAGTAAAGTAACCGGTGTTCACAAAGCTAACGTTTTAAAGAAAAGTGACGGTTTATTCAAAGACATATTCTATGAAGTTGCTGAGAGATATCCTGAAATTGCAACTGAGGATTACTATGTAGATGCAACTGCAATGTATCTCATAACAAAACCTGAAAGCTTTGATGTAATTGTAACTACAAATCTCTTTGGAGATATACTCTCCGATGAAGGTGCAGGTCTTGTTGGAGGACTTGGATTAATACCATCTGCAAATATTGGTGAAGATGCAGCTTTATTTGAACCTGTTCACGGTTCAGCACCAGATATTGCAGGACAAGGAATTGCTAATCCAATAGCTATGATGCTCTCAGCAGTTATGATGCTTAGACATCTTGGTGAAAATGAAGCAGCAGACAGATTTGATAATGCAATTTTAAAAGTTCTCAGTGACGCTAATATTTTAACTGGCGACTTAGGTGGCTCAGCTACCACTATGGAAGTAGCAGAAGAAGTCAAAAATAACTTATAG
- a CDS encoding DUF1743 domain-containing protein, protein MEILKPDELREKFDDPWIAPYQKVLTMVDGDKVELVEYHPCISGSHWLLNQYRNNSELIDSAYRDGNKHVYKCHAGKAPLDLKASFNAAGIDEIVIDGDEVKITHSGLAGAGVGAGMCRGMGEGVKYIELIEVGGGSKVGKATVVTPKLEKVVIGVDDTDVKDAGATWTMAHNLGVELANEGFEYLDHIIVQLYPHNPHKTQNCVSIALTFAVEESKKEELINRVIEILKRDTLSDKTAIAILEGLSIPEKLREYSIATKSGMMDVETAESVAKELDIELIAVTGEQGKVGALAALGLYDDVEEAVKAYDK, encoded by the coding sequence ATGGAAATCTTAAAACCTGATGAATTACGAGAAAAATTTGACGATCCTTGGATTGCACCATACCAAAAAGTATTGACAATGGTGGACGGCGATAAAGTAGAACTCGTTGAATACCACCCATGCATTTCAGGTTCCCACTGGTTGTTAAATCAATACAGAAACAATTCTGAATTAATTGATTCTGCATACCGTGATGGTAATAAACATGTTTACAAATGCCATGCAGGTAAAGCACCATTAGACCTTAAAGCAAGTTTTAATGCTGCTGGAATTGATGAAATTGTTATTGACGGCGATGAAGTTAAAATAACACACAGTGGTCTTGCAGGTGCGGGTGTTGGTGCTGGAATGTGCAGAGGAATGGGAGAAGGTGTTAAATACATTGAACTCATTGAAGTTGGAGGAGGATCAAAAGTTGGAAAAGCTACAGTTGTTACTCCAAAACTTGAAAAAGTAGTAATCGGTGTTGATGATACTGACGTTAAAGATGCTGGTGCTACATGGACAATGGCTCATAATTTAGGTGTGGAACTTGCTAATGAAGGTTTTGAATACTTAGACCATATTATTGTTCAATTATACCCACACAATCCACATAAAACCCAAAATTGTGTATCAATTGCTTTAACATTCGCTGTTGAAGAATCTAAAAAAGAAGAATTGATAAACAGAGTCATTGAAATTCTCAAAAGAGATACATTATCCGATAAAACTGCAATTGCTATTTTAGAAGGATTAAGCATTCCTGAAAAATTAAGAGAATATTCAATTGCTACAAAATCCGGAATGATGGATGTTGAAACAGCAGAATCTGTTGCAAAAGAATTAGACATTGAATTGATCGCTGTTACTGGCGAACAAGGAAAAGTTGGTGCTCTTGCTGCATTAGGTCTTTACGATGATGTTGAAGAAGCAGTAAAAGCATATGATAAATAA
- a CDS encoding 3-isopropylmalate dehydratase small subunit, producing MKGTAWKFGDDIDTDIIIPGRYLIYTDEERLSAHCMEGLDPDFDKKCKKGDFIVGGKNFGCGSSREHAPIALKGLGVSAVIAESFARIFYRNATNVGIPLLEAPGISKLVEDGEEIEVDMENATITSKNGESITFRKLPPFMLEILEQGGLIEYLKNKR from the coding sequence ATGAAAGGAACAGCATGGAAATTTGGAGATGATATTGATACCGATATCATTATTCCTGGAAGATATTTGATTTATACTGATGAAGAAAGATTATCTGCTCACTGTATGGAAGGTTTAGACCCTGATTTTGATAAAAAATGTAAAAAAGGAGATTTTATCGTAGGGGGTAAAAACTTTGGTTGCGGATCTTCAAGAGAACATGCCCCAATAGCTCTTAAAGGTTTAGGAGTATCAGCTGTAATTGCTGAGTCTTTTGCAAGAATTTTCTACAGAAACGCTACAAACGTTGGAATTCCACTCTTAGAAGCTCCTGGAATAAGCAAACTTGTAGAAGATGGAGAAGAAATTGAAGTCGATATGGAAAATGCAACCATTACATCTAAAAATGGTGAAAGCATAACATTCAGAAAATTACCTCCATTCATGTTAGAAATTTTAGAACAAGGTGGTTTAATTGAGTACCTCAAAAACAAAAGATAA
- the hacA gene encoding homoaconitase large subunit produces MPTMSEKILAKASGNDKVEAGDIVIADIDIAMTHDLTGPLSVESFNKIGAEDVWDPTKIVIPFDHQVPADSIDSANNHIIMRKFVEEYNIENFYDVNAGVCHQILPEKGHVVPGDVIVGADSHTCTHGALGAFSTGIGSTDMAMVFAEGNLWFKVPETNRFNITGKLKENVYAKDVILNIIGQVGADGSTYKACEFAGETVSDMSVSDRMVLCNMAIEMGGKTGLVEPDQKTIDYVEKRSNKPYQVFKTDLDSSSLNIIDIDVSDLEPQIACPHNVDNVKPVSEVDQEIDQVFLGSCTNGRLSDLRDAAKILKGNKVSKGTRMLVIPASQEIYMKALDEGLIKIFVEAGALVSAPCCGPCLGGHTGIIGPDEVSLSTSNRNFKGRQGSPDGKVFLSSAAVAAASAIAGKIVAPGE; encoded by the coding sequence ATGCCAACTATGTCAGAAAAAATATTAGCTAAGGCTTCTGGAAATGATAAAGTTGAAGCCGGAGATATTGTTATAGCAGATATTGATATAGCAATGACTCATGATTTAACTGGGCCTCTTTCAGTAGAATCTTTTAATAAAATTGGAGCTGAAGATGTATGGGATCCAACAAAAATTGTTATTCCATTCGACCATCAGGTTCCTGCAGATTCTATCGACTCAGCTAATAATCATATAATAATGAGAAAATTCGTTGAAGAATATAATATTGAAAATTTTTATGATGTTAATGCAGGAGTTTGTCACCAAATTTTACCTGAAAAAGGACATGTAGTTCCTGGGGATGTTATTGTAGGTGCAGACTCACATACTTGTACTCATGGAGCATTAGGTGCATTTTCAACCGGAATTGGATCAACAGATATGGCAATGGTTTTTGCTGAAGGAAACTTATGGTTTAAAGTTCCTGAAACAAACAGATTCAATATTACCGGAAAATTAAAAGAAAATGTCTATGCTAAAGATGTAATTTTAAATATTATTGGCCAAGTAGGCGCTGATGGTTCAACTTACAAAGCTTGTGAATTTGCTGGTGAAACTGTATCTGATATGAGTGTTTCAGACAGAATGGTTTTATGTAATATGGCAATTGAAATGGGTGGAAAAACTGGTTTAGTCGAACCTGACCAAAAAACCATTGATTATGTTGAAAAACGTTCAAACAAACCATATCAAGTATTTAAAACCGATTTAGACTCATCTTCACTTAATATAATTGATATTGATGTAAGTGACTTAGAGCCTCAAATTGCTTGTCCTCACAATGTTGATAACGTAAAACCTGTAAGTGAAGTTGACCAGGAAATCGACCAAGTATTCTTAGGTTCATGTACCAACGGTAGATTAAGTGACTTAAGAGATGCTGCTAAAATCTTAAAAGGTAACAAAGTATCCAAAGGCACTAGAATGCTTGTTATTCCAGCATCACAAGAAATTTACATGAAAGCTTTAGATGAAGGATTAATTAAGATATTCGTTGAAGCAGGAGCTCTTGTATCTGCTCCATGTTGTGGACCATGTCTTGGAGGACACACAGGAATTATCGGACCTGACGAAGTAAGTCTTTCAACTTCAAACAGAAACTTCAAAGGAAGACAAGGAAGTCCTGACGGAAAAGTATTCTTATCCTCTGCTGCTGTTGCGGCTGCTTCAGCAATTGCAGGTAAAATTGTAGCACCAGGTGAATAA
- a CDS encoding glycosyltransferase, translating into MYWFFVILSFLLASIKTQKPKYKKVSVIIPAYNEEETVAKVVGVVKKAAYVDEIIVVNDGSSDQTESEAIKAGAKVINHETNKGKGEALKTGYKQSECDIIAFIDADIRNLTSAKVESMIKPILEGKTDITKTKFSRASGRVTELTAKPLLNFFFPEISFEQPLSGQFAARKEVLKKINFESDYGVDVGIVIDADVLGISIMEVDIGAIEHDMSPLSELNLMANEVVRTIIGRANKYGRVTMIDDIGQFIRMSIVGLSLVILGLFTIFFVKYVPLAIGVIISIIGILIAVFYIIKVIVKSIVMFKKTPARSLIKSFVKIHFPMIISIIILLLMISTFIGAANFDHGVLSIEPNSRNLIIYADNSPRDSAISVRGPYTVDAAIENETNQIRMPSDAMMTLGVDVNDTIKIYNSTYDINESRFGEQDIIRLPLEVKKNLHLEDGNVIQNSRLKEIFENSIVTHNQDLKNNSTIKEKFIVTTGKNSSTYEIFLDNESIGSSFGVFKDNEDYSISLNGNYLTSFNYKNNLNKSFNYEGHNVTIVFEDTNSTSIKQFTNNFLDISFKK; encoded by the coding sequence ATGTATTGGTTTTTTGTAATTCTTTCTTTTTTACTTGCGAGTATTAAAACTCAAAAACCTAAATATAAAAAGGTTTCAGTTATTATTCCTGCTTATAATGAAGAGGAAACTGTAGCTAAGGTTGTAGGGGTAGTAAAGAAAGCAGCTTATGTTGATGAGATAATTGTGGTTAATGATGGTTCATCTGACCAGACAGAATCTGAAGCAATAAAAGCTGGTGCAAAGGTAATTAATCATGAAACCAATAAAGGTAAAGGAGAAGCTCTAAAAACAGGGTATAAACAATCCGAATGTGATATTATTGCATTTATTGATGCAGATATCCGTAACTTAACTTCTGCTAAAGTAGAATCAATGATTAAACCAATTTTAGAAGGAAAAACCGATATTACTAAAACTAAATTCTCCCGTGCAAGTGGACGTGTTACTGAACTTACCGCTAAACCATTACTTAACTTTTTCTTCCCGGAAATTTCATTTGAACAGCCGTTAAGCGGTCAATTCGCAGCACGTAAAGAAGTCTTAAAGAAAATTAATTTTGAAAGTGATTATGGTGTAGACGTTGGTATTGTTATCGATGCTGATGTTTTAGGTATTTCAATTATGGAAGTTGACATTGGAGCTATTGAACATGATATGTCTCCACTTTCTGAGTTGAATTTAATGGCAAATGAGGTTGTAAGAACTATTATCGGACGTGCTAACAAGTATGGAAGAGTTACAATGATTGATGACATTGGTCAGTTTATTAGAATGTCCATTGTTGGTTTATCCTTGGTTATTTTAGGTTTATTTACAATATTCTTTGTAAAATATGTTCCATTAGCTATTGGAGTTATAATCTCCATTATCGGAATTTTAATTGCTGTTTTCTACATTATTAAGGTTATTGTCAAGTCCATTGTCATGTTTAAAAAGACACCTGCACGCAGTTTAATAAAATCTTTTGTTAAAATTCATTTTCCAATGATTATTTCAATTATTATTTTGCTTTTAATGATTTCAACATTTATTGGAGCAGCTAACTTTGATCATGGTGTGTTATCAATTGAACCTAACTCACGTAATTTAATTATTTATGCTGATAACTCTCCAAGAGACAGTGCAATTTCTGTTAGAGGCCCATACACTGTTGATGCAGCTATTGAAAATGAAACTAATCAGATACGTATGCCTTCGGATGCTATGATGACGTTAGGTGTAGATGTAAATGATACAATTAAAATCTATAACAGTACTTATGACATTAATGAGTCCAGATTTGGTGAACAGGATATTATAAGATTGCCTCTTGAGGTTAAAAAGAATCTACATCTTGAAGATGGTAATGTAATTCAAAATAGTCGCCTAAAAGAGATATTTGAAAACTCTATTGTTACTCATAATCAGGACCTAAAAAATAATTCCACTATTAAAGAGAAATTTATTGTTACTACTGGTAAAAATTCATCTACCTATGAGATATTTTTAGATAATGAGTCAATTGGAAGTTCATTTGGAGTATTTAAAGACAATGAAGATTACTCAATTTCACTTAATGGAAATTATTTAACTTCCTTTAATTATAAAAATAATTTAAATAAATCCTTTAATTATGAAGGACATAATGTAACAATTGTATTTGAAGATACTAATTCTACTTCAATTAAACAGTTTACTAATAATTTCTTAGATATTAGTTTTAAAAAATAG
- a CDS encoding DUF2264 domain-containing protein has product MSNSIFKRFKKNKAPVIEEKPSVYEDRMFWISTLERIAFPILNNLSKDSLKKKMPVESISSDNHNIAYFDAFTRVFNGIAPWLELGADGSEEGKIREKYIYLTLKSISNAIDPKSNDFLFDIEPKESLVDVALFAQGLLRAKNQIWNNLPIKIQARIIGDLKSTRIIAPYENHWLLYTSMIEAALLEFTGECDKERLVYGVRKFRDELYIGDGRYSDGEDFEVGYYNSLFIHPMLNDILGVMRKYGLEEGEFLDVQLMRSSRLSSQLERLISPEGTYPLLGKYLSYRCGVFYLMSQSALLKILPRNIDVAQVRAALTKVLKTQFGSNKNFTSQGWLNIGLYGPQIDVAEDSVNTGTLYSCCFVFLALGLDKDDAFWISPSAPWTSLRAWEGQPIPQDQSVNF; this is encoded by the coding sequence ATGAGTAACTCAATTTTTAAAAGATTTAAGAAAAATAAGGCTCCTGTAATTGAGGAGAAACCATCTGTCTATGAAGATAGAATGTTTTGGATTTCAACATTAGAAAGAATTGCTTTTCCAATATTAAATAACTTATCAAAAGACTCTCTTAAGAAAAAAATGCCTGTTGAATCAATTTCTAGTGATAATCATAATATTGCTTATTTTGATGCATTTACAAGAGTATTTAATGGAATTGCACCTTGGTTGGAGCTTGGTGCAGATGGCAGTGAAGAAGGAAAAATTCGTGAAAAATATATATATTTAACTCTAAAATCTATTTCTAATGCCATTGATCCTAAAAGTAATGATTTTCTTTTTGATATAGAACCTAAAGAATCTTTAGTTGATGTTGCTTTATTTGCTCAAGGTTTACTCAGAGCTAAAAATCAAATCTGGAATAATTTACCAATTAAAATACAGGCTAGAATAATTGGTGATCTTAAAAGTACAAGAATTATTGCACCTTATGAAAATCATTGGTTATTATACACTTCTATGATTGAAGCTGCTCTTTTAGAATTCACTGGTGAATGTGATAAGGAACGCTTAGTTTATGGTGTTCGTAAATTCAGAGATGAACTCTATATTGGCGATGGAAGATACTCTGATGGAGAAGACTTTGAAGTAGGTTACTATAACAGTTTATTTATTCACCCTATGCTTAATGACATATTAGGTGTTATGAGAAAATACGGTTTAGAAGAAGGTGAATTCTTAGATGTTCAATTAATGAGGTCTTCAAGATTATCATCTCAACTTGAAAGACTTATCTCACCTGAAGGAACTTATCCTTTACTTGGAAAATATTTATCTTACCGTTGTGGTGTTTTCTATTTGATGTCTCAATCTGCATTACTTAAGATATTACCAAGAAACATTGATGTTGCACAGGTTAGAGCTGCTCTTACAAAAGTTTTAAAAACTCAATTTGGATCAAATAAGAATTTTACTTCACAAGGATGGTTAAATATTGGTTTGTATGGTCCACAAATTGATGTTGCTGAAGATAGTGTTAATACAGGAACACTTTATTCATGCTGTTTTGTATTTTTAGCTTTAGGATTGGACAAGGATGACGCATTTTGGATATCTCCGTCTGCGCCATGGACTAGTCTTAGAGCATGGGAAGGTCAACCAATCCCGCAAGATCAATCTGTTAATTTTTAG